DNA sequence from the Tissierella sp. MB52-C2 genome:
AGTAGATTTTCCCGAGCCTGTCCCTCCAGTTATTCCTATAAGTAATGGTCTCTTCAAAGTATTAGTCCTCCTTCTCTTTTCTAATTATATCCATGACCTCTACTGGATTTTCCATTAGAATTTTAACTATTTGCTGTGGATGAGGTGCTACTTCAATTTCATTCATATTTTCATCCCACATTTTCTCAATAGTTTGAGTGAAAAACTCTTTATAAGGACCAAATATTTCTATTTCTTCACCTTTAAACATTCTATTTCTTTGTTCTATTGTGGCAATTTTAGTCTCTTTATCATAATTTAATACCATTCCAACGAAATCATATCCTCTTACATAGGAAGATGTGGAATATACTTGTGATTCATTTGTTGGTTTTCCCAAATAAAATCCTGTTGTAAAATCCCTATGACTTGCCTTTTTAATTTCCTTTAGCCATTTCTCGTCAAATTTATAATTTTCAGGATCTTTATAGTATTGATCTATTGCCATTCTATAGGCTCTAATAACTGTAGCTACATAATAAGCAGATTTAACTCTTCCTTCTATTTTAAAGCTTATGATACCTGATTCCATTAATTTTTCTATATGCTCTATCATACAAAGGTCTTTGGAGTTCATTATAAATGTTCCATCTTCATCTTCAAATACTGGAAAGTATTCTCCAGGCCTTTTTTCTTCCACAAGGGCATATTTATATCTGCAAGGATGGGCACAATCTCCTCTATTTGCATCTCTTCCTGTCATATAATTACTGATTAAACATCTTCCCGAATAGGACATACACATGGCTCCATGGACAAATGCTTCTATTTCCAAATCTTTTGGAAGTCTATCAGTTAAGCTCTTTATTTCTTCAAAGGATAGTTCACGTGCTAATACTATTCTTCTTACTCCTAGATCATACCAAAACATTATGGTTTCATAATTTGTCACTGATGCTTGAGTGCTTATGTGTATAGGTAAATCTGGTACTGTTCTCTTAATTACTGAAAACATACCCACATCTGATACTATAACTGCATCTGCTTTTATTTCGTGAAGTTTTGTAACGTATTCTTCCAAGCCTTCCATGTCTTTATCATGGGGTACTATATTTAAAGTAATATATACTTTTTTTCCTCTTTCATGAGCAAACTTGATTCCCTCTTCAATTTGTTCAATTGAAAAATTTTTAGATGCCTTTCTTAGTCCAAAACTTTCTCCACCTAGATATACTGCATCTGCTCCATATCTAATGGCCATTTTCAATTTTTCCAAATCTCCTGCTGGTGCCAATAATTCAATCTTATCCAAAATATTACTCCTCTCTATATGTTATGGCTACTCCATCTCCTATAGGTATAATACTTGATGTATAGCCTTCTACTTCATTTATATATTGTAAAAATGCTCTTAGTCTTTTTACTATGGTTTTCTTTCTTCTAATGACTAAAGCATCTGTAGCAACCATACCTTTATAGAGTACATTATCTGATACAATAATTCCACCTTTATTTAAATATTTAATACTTTTATTAAAAAAATCCATATATTGACCTTTAGCAGCATCTAGAAAAATAAAATCATATTTTTCATCTAAGGTAAGTAATACCTCTTCTGCATCTCCCTCTAAAATTTTAATATTCTCTTTATATGGAGTCTTAGATATATTTTCCATAGCTATTTCTATCATATCTCTTCTTCGCTCTATAGTGGTTATATTGGCTTTTCCTTCTGTGGTTTCTGCCATTATAAGGGCAGAATACCCTATGGCAGTACCTACTTCCAATATATTCTTTGGTTTATTCATCTTTAATAAAACTTTTAGTAATTGAGCCACTTCCGGTTGTACTATGGGAACATGATAATCAATTGCATATTTTTCCATTATCTGTAGATTATCATTATTCTTAGGTAATAATTGTCTTATATAATCTTCTATATATTCTTCATTTATTTGATTCAAATTAACCATCCTCTTTTATTTCTTTGGTTTAGCTTGTAAATGTTCTTCATAAGTTTTTGTAAAGGTATGAGTTCCATCCCCTGTTAATACAAAGAATAGATAATCTACATCTGCCGGATTTACGGCTGCAACAAGGGATGCTTCCCCTGGAGATGCTATAGGTCCTGGTGGTAATCCTTGATTGATATAAGTATTATATGGTGAATCTATTCTTGTATCTTCATTAGTCAATACTTCTTTTCTTTCTCCTAAAACATATTGTACTGTGGCACAAGATTGTAGCATCATATCTTTTTTTATTCTATTATAAAACACTGCAGACATCAATGGTCTTTCTTCATCTACCTTACCTTCTCTTTCTACTATGGAAGCTAAAGTAACTGCTTCATTTAAGCTTATATCTAATTCTTTAAGCTTTGATGCCAAATCCTTTTCATATACCTTTTCAAACTCATGGAGCATTTTCTCTATAACATCTTCTTCTCTTGCACCTGCAAAGATTTCATAAGTTGATGGAAATAAAAACCCCTCTAAACTTTGACCTTTTTCCAGTTCCTTTAGGAAAGGAAATTCTTCCTCAAAATTCTTTTTATCACTGGATAATTGGATAAATCTCTCCTCATTTACGATTCCTTCCTTAGCTAACTTTTCAGCCATTTGTTCTAATTCATAGCCCTCTGGTATAGTAAATTTTACTATATTCCTATCCTTTCCACCTTTTACTAGCTTACTTATTATTGTATCTAAGTCCATATCTGTAGATAGATTGTACTCTCCTGCTTTAAGAGTACTTGCTACATTGCTTGTCTTCACTTTAATTTTAAATATAAGAGGACTTTTTATAAGTTTATTTTCATGTAATATATTTGCTATGGTACTAACTGAACTAGAGGATGGAATAACTATTAATACATCAGAAGAATCATCTGGATTCATCGCCAGTAATCCTTCCCTATAATAATTATTAGCAAAAATTCCAACTGATAGTAAAATTATAAATATTATTAATACAGAAAATCTTCTCTTTCTTGATTTCCTCATCTTAGCTTTCTCCATTTCTATTACAACTCCTTCTATTTTAATGAGTAACTATAGATAACCAACATCAAAATTACAATTTGTCTATATCCATTAATTTTTCAATATTTTAATACTCTTTCAAATTAGTTGCCTTTTCATATACTGATAAGATTATGGTACCAAATATGCCCAATGATAGCAGTTCTCCACCACTTATTCCTAGTACTGTAACTAAATATGGCACACTTGTATAGTATGATACCCAGATTGATACTATTAATCCATTTAATACTATAGGTGGAATCATACCCATTACTTTATTTTTCATTTTAGATGTTAAGTATGCTGCAATAAGTGTTACTAAACTACCACCCAATATATCTACTAGTCCAAATCCTGTATAAGATGCTAGAAGTAAGTTAGATAATAAACATCCAATAAAAACTCCTGGAACTGCTGCAGATTCTATTAATGGTAATAGTGTTAATCCCTCTGCTATTCTAAGCTGTATTGCACCAAAAGTTAAGTTTACTAAAGGCATTGGCAACATTTGAATTAATACTAATACTATATATATTGCAGCTATTAGACTAGCTTTAGTTAAATATCTTGTGTTCATATTTCCTCCTTCTTTGTTTTAGTTAACAACTAATAAATTAAAATCTTTATTTTTACTGATTTTGACTCTTATTATTTTATAACTTCAGAATAATTGGTAACACGATTGGCACTGCTGTAGTACATATTACTCCTGTAATAAAGGCTATAATAGCTGTTTGTGAGTCTGTTGATGCGGCTATTACTGGAAGGCAAGTATCCATGGCTGTTGCCCCTGCCACCGATACAGATTCTAGTTTCCCTACATATTTTGCTATTAGGGGTATGGTTATTAAGGCTATTATTTCTCTAAATACATTAGATAAAAATGCCAATGCACTCAGTTCCACATATCCATCTGCTAAAAGTATAGTAGAGCTTAAAGAATACCAACCTAAACCCGATCCTATGGCACCCGATTGATTTATTGGAATTTTAAGAAATAATCCTGCTACCATACTGCCTATTATACTTCCTGCTATAACTGCCATAGGTACTAAAAGTATTTTAAGTCCCATATTTTTAATTTTTTGGAATATATCTCTTTGTTTTCCTATATCTATACCTACAAAGAACAATAGTAACATAAGTCCAATATCTATAATAATTCCAATACTTGATGAAATTTTAGGAGATAAAAAGAAATATCCTACTCCAGTTCCTAATAAAACTGCAAAAAATATTCTAAGACTCATTTCTTTCTTCCTCCAGTACAATAAATCTTTTAATTATATATACAAATACTATACTAAATAAAATAGTAAAAATAGATATTATGAAAGCCTTCAATCCTATGGAAAATAAGTTAGTCATTACTTCTTCATTTATTCCAATTGTAATCCCCATTACAAACAATAAAAAAAGTAGGCAAATACTTTGGATAGTATCTAAATTAGCTTCTAGCTTTTCACTAATTTTATCCTTATATCCAACAAACCCACCCAATACTAGTATACCTAAATACAGTATTAACCTCATTCCCATTATATGACCTCCTTTTTAACTAACTATTAAATTTTCCGAGCTTTCCCTATCCAAACTATTATACCAAAAACCCTGGTATAAATCTATACCAGGGTTTATATTATACTTCCATTATTATAGGCAGTATCATTGGATTTCTTTTAATTTTTCCATATAAATGATTTCTTAAAGTATCACGAATATTTGATTTTAATGTGGCCCAATCTGTTATTTTCTTCTTTTCACAGTCTTCAAGTACTGCTCTTACTACTTTTCTAGCCTCTTCCATTAAATCTTCAGATTCTCTCACATATACAAAACCACGAGATATAATATCTGGACCTGCTAGGATGATACCTTCTTTTTTACTAATGGTAACCACAACTACTATTAAGCCGTCTTCCGATAAATGCTTTCTATCTCTAAGCACAATATTTCCCACATCTCCAACACCTAATCCATCTACTAAAATATTTCCTGATTGTACATTACCGCCTGGCTCTGCTGTATCCTTAGTAAATTCCATTATTTCTCCATTATTTAATATAAATATATTTTCTGGGGAAGTTCCTAAAGCTCCTGCTATTTCAGCGTGCTTTTTCAGATGTCTAAATTCACCATGTACAGGTATGAAATATTTTGGTTTAACTAGAGTTAGCATTAGCTTTAACTCCTCTTGGCAAGCATGGCCTGATACGTGAACATCAGCTAATGACTCAAATATAACTTGCGTTCCCTTTTCAACTAAATTATTTATTACCTTAGAAACTGTTTTTTCATTTCCTGGTATAGGTGTAGCTGAGATTATAACCAAATCTTCAGGTTGAATTTGGACTTTCTTATGCTCTCCTGATGCGATTCTAGACAGTGCCGACATTGGCTCTCCTTGACTGCCTGTGGTGATTATAGTGATTTCATCACTTGGATATTTGTTCATATCATTTATATCTATTAAAGTACCTTCCTTCATATGAAGATAGCCTAGCTCTAATGCTACTCCTATGGTATTTATCATAGATCTACCAGATAAGACTACCTTTCTATTATTTTCTTCAGAGGCATTTATTATCTGTTGAATTCTATGAACATTGGAAGCGAAAGTAGCAACTAGTATTCTATGTTTATGATTTAGGAAAATTTCTCTAAAAGTATTACCTACAGTTCTTTCACTCATAGTATAGCCTGGTCTTTCTGCATTGGTACTATCTGACATCAACAATAGTACCCCTTTATTTCCCAGCTCTGCAAAACGATTTAAATCTATTACATCACCATCTATCGGAGTATAATCTATTTTAAAATCGCCCGTATGAACTACTACTCCTACTGGAGTATGAATAGCTAAGGCTGCACTATCCGGTATACTATGACCTGTTTTTATAAACTCAACATTAAATACTCCTAGCTTTATGGTCTCACCATGTTTAACTATATTCATATTTACTTTGTCTAGTTTATGCTCTTTAAGTTTATTTTCTACTAATCCTAGAGTCAACTTAGTTCCATAAATAGGTATATTTATTTTATTTAGAATATATGGCAAAGCACCAATATGGTCTTCATGTCCATGGGTTAGAACTATGGCTCTTATTTTATCCCTATTTTTTAGAATATAAGTTACATCAGGGATAACAACGTCAATTCCCAGCATTTCATCTTCTGGAAAAGTCATTCCACAATCTATTAGGATCATATCTTCTTTATATTCAATCGCAGTAATGTTTTTTCCGACTTCCCCTAGGCCGCCTAAGGGAATGATTTTTAATTTATTTGATTTTCGCACTGAATCACTCCTCTTCTGTCTTTATTTTTTCCATTTTTCTAGTTTTTAGTCTTTCCAAATAAGATTTTCCCAAAAAAGAAATCCCTATAGGGATTTATCTTTACACTCACTACAATATCCATAGAATTTTACATTATGATCTACTATAGTAAATTGCCCTTCTTTCTCTATTTCCTCCTCTAAAGCCTCTAAAAGATCAAGCTTTACCTCTATAACCTTACCGCAGTTCAAACATATTAAGTGATGGTGATGGTGTCCTTCAGGTCCTGTACTTAATTCATACCTACTACATCCATCATCAAAATTTAATTTACAAACTATGTCTAATTTCTCAAACAATTGTAAAGTCCTATATACAGTAGCAATGCCTAGATCCGGATATTCCTTTTTAACAATATTATACACTTCCTCAGGACTTAAATGTTGTTCTGAATTATCTATTATTGAATTTAATATGGCTCTTCTTTGAGTTGTAAGCTTATATCCTTGATTTTGAAGTTTTCCTTTTATAGAATTTATATTAATATCCATTTTCTTCACCCGCTATACTCTTAAATTAACAATACTATTATTTGTTATATTTGTCAACTATTGGAGATTTTCCTTCTGCATCTCTTCATAGGCTGCTATGGCATCTTCCAATTCTTCATCATCGTCTATTCCGGCTAAGATCAGCTCTCCATCTTCATCTCGTTCCATTCTTAAAATATAAGTGGGACTATCTATATTGTCTGCTGGCATTAGAGCTGCATAATCATCATCATCTAATCCAAATGTGGCCAATATAAGAAACTCCTGTGGTTTACCATCTTCGTCTAATAACACTATTCTTTCTTGCATATTATACCCTCCCTTGTCTATCTAAGTAAGTCTGTAATATAAAGTTTGCCGCCACTTTATCTATTACACCTTTTCTTTTCTCTCGTCTTACATCTCCCTCAATTAAAAGCTTTTCAGCTGCCATAGTAGTTAGCCTTTCATCTTCATATATAATTTGGACATTAAATTTATTTTTAAGCTTTTCAGCAAACTTCATAGTCTTTTCACCTTGAGGCCCTAATGTTCCATTCATATTCTTAGGCAAACCTACTACAACCTTTTTAATATTATACTCTTTTATCAAATCCTCTAATGCCTTGTAATCCTTTTCTTTACTCTCTCTTCTTATGGTAGTCACACCTTGAGCCGTCATCTGTAACAAATCAGATACCGAAACTCCTATGGTCTTATCTCCCACATCTAAACCCATTATTCTTTCCATGGTTCTCTCCTATATTAAATTACTTTTATACAAAATTCTGGACATACCTTTGCACAATATCCGCATAGAATACAATTCTCATTTGGAGTAGCTAGACCATCTATTACTTCTATGCCATGCTGCTTACACCTTTTAACACAATTACCACAGCCTAAGCAATAATCTGCTACTATTAATTTTCTCTTTTTTGTTCTAAGGTTAGTCTTTAAATCATCAGGAATAAATCCCTTTTCCAATAGATGAATATTAGCATCTATTTCATCTATGGACTGCATTCCTATAGCTATGGAATCTATATAAGGAATATTTCTTACAAAATTAAAGGCATTTTCTACATCTTTTATTAAATGTCCACCACCTAAGGGCTTCATTCCATAAATCCCTTTACCCATATTGTGAATTATCTCTAGTTCCCGTAACATATCTTCTACTGTTCCATCTTGTATACCAATACCATATTTGTTGATTATTGGATGAATTACGTCTAATTCCTTTACTTCCCCTACGGCTTTAGCACCCGATACTCTATGGGTTGATATTCCTATTGCTTTAATTTTACCCTTTTCCTTTTCTTTTAAAAAGTATTCTATAGCTTCAAAATGTCCTCTTACAGTATGGATACTTTCTTGTTCATGTAATAAAAAAATATCTATATAATCAGTTCCTAACTCTTTTAATGCCAAGTCTAAGCTTTCTTTTGCCATTTCCTTAGTATATGCATACGTTTTAGTTGCTATATGATAATCCTCTCTTTTTTTACCCTTCAAGGCTTCTTTTATATATTCATAGTTCTCATAGATTTCTGCTGTATCAATAAAGTTAATTCCCCTATTATAGGCATATTCTATGAGATATGCCCCCTCTTTTACACTTAAATTAGCTTGAAAAGGAGTCATAGTAAGAGAACCAAAGCATAACTTTGATACCTCAATACCTGTATTTCCTAAATTTATTTTTTCCAATTGATTCACCTTACTCTATATAGTCTAGATATAACTCTGAACTGATTAAATTCATACATATGGCAGCTAAAATTAGCCCAGAATCATTTAACAAAAATCCTCCTATGACTCCTGCTATTCCTGCAGCTCTAGCCATTGAGCTAATGGCATTTTCTGTATTTCTATTAAATATTACACCATGTAAAACCATATGTACTAATAATAAATATGTCCAAAATGAACTTCCTATTAATTTTATATTCATAAGAGCTTTTCTAAGCATTACTCTATCTAAGTAATGCAGCTCATTATTTTTAATAGTCAATAATGTATTTCCTAAATGAGTAGTATCTGGATTAAACTTTATATCTATATACCCCATTATGGAAATTAAAACTACTATTAAAAATATAGGGATAATTAATCCTTTTATATTTAATTCTTTATTAAATAATTCCATGATATAAAAAAACGCAGACACTATAAAGGCCATTGATCCGCCAATATTGGCACCGTATTTTGGATGCCCAACTAATATAATTGCTAAAGCTAATAAAATCAATGGTACTATTTTCCTTTTATATTTTTTTAATATATTTGCTGAAAATATAATTATGGTACCTAAAAAAAGACCCACCATTTCATTCCCTATACCATAGTATCTAGCCCCTATTATGGGATCATGGGATAAAACTGAATATTTGCTTATGCCTCCCTTTAAAGCTAAATCAAGAATTATTATAAAAACATAAGCTCCGCCAATATACATAATCTGATTATTGCTCTTTCTAGTTAACCATAAAATAAATATGAAAATAAATATAAAAAATAATAAAAGTAGAATAAAACTATAATTATTTTCTGGCTTAAATATAGAAACAAATATAAAGATAATAGGTAGAAGAATTACCATATCAAATAATATCCTAGTATATTCCTTAACTTTTCCTGAAAGTTTCACTTTAGCTAAAACTAAAATAATGCCTAAGATTAAAGATACCATTGAAAATAGTCCATAATAATATAAGGTGTTATATCTCACCCTAAATGTTGTATTAATGCTATTACTTTGTTTTACTATGTCTATTAAATTTATATCTTTCTTAATTGATTTAATCCCAGTTCCGGACATACCATCCTTAGATGCTCCAAGAAAATCCATAATAGTTGGCCCTATATCAATATTAGCAACTACACTTTCCCTACCGGTGGTTTTAGATATCAAAGCTCCATTTTCTACTTCATTTCCCCAAAGTATAATGGGAGCTAACTTACTATTGCTGTCAATTTTCATATCTCCACTATTAGGACTTGTAATCATAACAAGAGAGCTTTTCTTATTTAACTCCTTAATTAATTCTTCAATAAAGTTATCTATATCTAATAAAATCTTTTCCCGTATATCCTTAAACTCTTCATAGGATAAATTATCTTTATCTTTATATCTGTAAAGTCTCTCTATATCTCCCGTCTCTACTACAATGAAATCTCCCGGACTTTCCTTTATTTCTTCCAACATCTTATTATAATCTGTTTTTATGAAAAATGGATAGTCTAAAGTTTCAACAATTATATCATCTATGTTTCCATAGTCAATTAAGCCTTTTGAATCCATGGGAATTAAGGCCGAAGTATTTATTTCCATATCTTCTAGATTACTATTTCCATATATTGCCGTTTTAAGCCCTTTTCTATGTAAATTATCACCGATTGCACCTAGATAAGGTGTGTATTTATTATCTTTATTTAAGTTAATTAATTTTGTAAAAGACCGATTTATTATATTACCATTTTCTATAGTCTCAAATTTAATGCTAGCATAGTTGGCATAAGCCTTTCCTGAAGAATTAATTGTAAGAAAGCTTTCGGCACCAGTATAGCCTGAAGTGCCTCTAGTATTTTTTAGCCCAATACTTCCTTCTTTTATTACATTCTTTAATTTTCCCATGGTTTCTATATCTTTTAGAGTCAGTCTATTTACTACTATTAAGTATACTTTTTTATCTGACTTAGCTCCTAAAGATACACTTGGTACTAAGATTGTAGTCAATATTAAAAATAATAAAAGCTTTCTTACATTCACACTAATTCTCCCTTAGCTAAATCTTAATTCTTTAAATATGTCTTCAACAATTCCTCCAATAGTTCATCTCTTTCTATACTACATATAGTGGATCTGGCATTGTTGTGACTAGTAATATAGGATGGGTCTCCAGATAAGATATACCCTATTACTTGATTAACTGGATCATATCCTTTTTCCTCTAAGGATGAAAATACAGATAAGATTATATCTCTTACTGAATTTTGTTTATCCTTTGGTACTTCAAACTTCATAGTTTCATTAAAATTATTATTCACACAAACACCCCCTAATATACTCATATTATACCACATATTATCCTTCGACAATAAGAAATAAATATTAGCCTAAGGCTAATATTTATTTCTTATTATTATTTTATTTGAGAACGAATTAAATCAGGAGCTATGGACAAGGCTTCATCTATTTTAGTAATATCTTTACCACCAGCTTGAGCCATATCTGGCCTTCCACCACCGCCGCCGCCAGTTCTACCTGCAACTTCTTTTATTATATTTCCAGCATGGATTCCTTT
Encoded proteins:
- a CDS encoding DUF1292 domain-containing protein, encoding MQERIVLLDEDGKPQEFLILATFGLDDDDYAALMPADNIDSPTYILRMERDEDGELILAGIDDDEELEDAIAAYEEMQKENLQ
- a CDS encoding IreB family regulatory phosphoprotein; this translates as MKFEVPKDKQNSVRDIILSVFSSLEEKGYDPVNQVIGYILSGDPSYITSHNNARSTICSIERDELLEELLKTYLKN
- a CDS encoding lysine exporter LysO family protein; this translates as MSLRIFFAVLLGTGVGYFFLSPKISSSIGIIIDIGLMLLLFFVGIDIGKQRDIFQKIKNMGLKILLVPMAVIAGSIIGSMVAGLFLKIPINQSGAIGSGLGWYSLSSTILLADGYVELSALAFLSNVFREIIALITIPLIAKYVGKLESVSVAGATAMDTCLPVIAASTDSQTAIIAFITGVICTTAVPIVLPIILKL
- a CDS encoding Fur family transcriptional regulator; this encodes MDININSIKGKLQNQGYKLTTQRRAILNSIIDNSEQHLSPEEVYNIVKKEYPDLGIATVYRTLQLFEKLDIVCKLNFDDGCSRYELSTGPEGHHHHHLICLNCGKVIEVKLDLLEALEEEIEKEGQFTIVDHNVKFYGYCSECKDKSL
- a CDS encoding LysO family transporter, producing the protein MGMRLILYLGILVLGGFVGYKDKISEKLEANLDTIQSICLLFLLFVMGITIGINEEVMTNLFSIGLKAFIISIFTILFSIVFVYIIKRFIVLEEERNES
- a CDS encoding QueT transporter family protein translates to MNTRYLTKASLIAAIYIVLVLIQMLPMPLVNLTFGAIQLRIAEGLTLLPLIESAAVPGVFIGCLLSNLLLASYTGFGLVDILGGSLVTLIAAYLTSKMKNKVMGMIPPIVLNGLIVSIWVSYYTSVPYLVTVLGISGGELLSLGIFGTIILSVYEKATNLKEY
- the mltG gene encoding endolytic transglycosylase MltG; protein product: MEKAKMRKSRKRRFSVLIIFIILLSVGIFANNYYREGLLAMNPDDSSDVLIVIPSSSSVSTIANILHENKLIKSPLIFKIKVKTSNVASTLKAGEYNLSTDMDLDTIISKLVKGGKDRNIVKFTIPEGYELEQMAEKLAKEGIVNEERFIQLSSDKKNFEEEFPFLKELEKGQSLEGFLFPSTYEIFAGAREEDVIEKMLHEFEKVYEKDLASKLKELDISLNEAVTLASIVEREGKVDEERPLMSAVFYNRIKKDMMLQSCATVQYVLGERKEVLTNEDTRIDSPYNTYINQGLPPGPIASPGEASLVAAVNPADVDYLFFVLTGDGTHTFTKTYEEHLQAKPKK
- a CDS encoding aldo/keto reductase, whose protein sequence is MEKINLGNTGIEVSKLCFGSLTMTPFQANLSVKEGAYLIEYAYNRGINFIDTAEIYENYEYIKEALKGKKREDYHIATKTYAYTKEMAKESLDLALKELGTDYIDIFLLHEQESIHTVRGHFEAIEYFLKEKEKGKIKAIGISTHRVSGAKAVGEVKELDVIHPIINKYGIGIQDGTVEDMLRELEIIHNMGKGIYGMKPLGGGHLIKDVENAFNFVRNIPYIDSIAIGMQSIDEIDANIHLLEKGFIPDDLKTNLRTKKRKLIVADYCLGCGNCVKRCKQHGIEVIDGLATPNENCILCGYCAKVCPEFCIKVI
- the ruvX gene encoding Holliday junction resolvase RuvX; this encodes MERIMGLDVGDKTIGVSVSDLLQMTAQGVTTIRRESKEKDYKALEDLIKEYNIKKVVVGLPKNMNGTLGPQGEKTMKFAEKLKNKFNVQIIYEDERLTTMAAEKLLIEGDVRREKRKGVIDKVAANFILQTYLDRQGRV
- a CDS encoding U32 family peptidase, yielding MDKIELLAPAGDLEKLKMAIRYGADAVYLGGESFGLRKASKNFSIEQIEEGIKFAHERGKKVYITLNIVPHDKDMEGLEEYVTKLHEIKADAVIVSDVGMFSVIKRTVPDLPIHISTQASVTNYETIMFWYDLGVRRIVLARELSFEEIKSLTDRLPKDLEIEAFVHGAMCMSYSGRCLISNYMTGRDANRGDCAHPCRYKYALVEEKRPGEYFPVFEDEDGTFIMNSKDLCMIEHIEKLMESGIISFKIEGRVKSAYYVATVIRAYRMAIDQYYKDPENYKFDEKWLKEIKKASHRDFTTGFYLGKPTNESQVYSTSSYVRGYDFVGMVLNYDKETKIATIEQRNRMFKGEEIEIFGPYKEFFTQTIEKMWDENMNEIEVAPHPQQIVKILMENPVEVMDIIRKEKED
- a CDS encoding ribonuclease J, translated to MRKSNKLKIIPLGGLGEVGKNITAIEYKEDMILIDCGMTFPEDEMLGIDVVIPDVTYILKNRDKIRAIVLTHGHEDHIGALPYILNKINIPIYGTKLTLGLVENKLKEHKLDKVNMNIVKHGETIKLGVFNVEFIKTGHSIPDSAALAIHTPVGVVVHTGDFKIDYTPIDGDVIDLNRFAELGNKGVLLLMSDSTNAERPGYTMSERTVGNTFREIFLNHKHRILVATFASNVHRIQQIINASEENNRKVVLSGRSMINTIGVALELGYLHMKEGTLIDINDMNKYPSDEITIITTGSQGEPMSALSRIASGEHKKVQIQPEDLVIISATPIPGNEKTVSKVINNLVEKGTQVIFESLADVHVSGHACQEELKLMLTLVKPKYFIPVHGEFRHLKKHAEIAGALGTSPENIFILNNGEIMEFTKDTAEPGGNVQSGNILVDGLGVGDVGNIVLRDRKHLSEDGLIVVVVTISKKEGIILAGPDIISRGFVYVRESEDLMEEARKVVRAVLEDCEKKKITDWATLKSNIRDTLRNHLYGKIKRNPMILPIIMEV
- a CDS encoding O-methyltransferase gives rise to the protein MVNLNQINEEYIEDYIRQLLPKNNDNLQIMEKYAIDYHVPIVQPEVAQLLKVLLKMNKPKNILEVGTAIGYSALIMAETTEGKANITTIERRRDMIEIAMENISKTPYKENIKILEGDAEEVLLTLDEKYDFIFLDAAKGQYMDFFNKSIKYLNKGGIIVSDNVLYKGMVATDALVIRRKKTIVKRLRAFLQYINEVEGYTSSIIPIGDGVAITYREE